From a single Nostoc edaphicum CCNP1411 genomic region:
- a CDS encoding Uma2 family endonuclease: MRSPIRIFLVAEYLKAESKSELRHEYLAGQIFAMSATGYA; this comes from the coding sequence ATGCGATCCCCGATTCGCATTTTTTTGGTTGCCGAATATTTAAAAGCAGAAAGTAAAAGCGAACTCCGCCATGAGTATTTGGCTGGTCAAATTTTTGCGATGTCTGCGACGGGCTACGCCTAG
- a CDS encoding tRNA (5-methylaminomethyl-2-thiouridine)(34)-methyltransferase MnmD, producing the protein MSDLENFTPKLTADGSFTFVSQEFGESFHSHYGATQESFSKFVEPTQLAIAAQKPVLRLLDICYGLGYNTVAALQTIWAVNPSCCVEVIGLELNPAVPQAAIAHRLFDNWNCNYVEMLQELAFEHQVETPRLKAKLLIGDARTTIKLVHQSGFWADAIFLDPFSPPQCPQLWTVEFIKQLSLCLHPDGLLATYSCAAAVRIALLSAGLIIGSTPPVGRRSPGTVASHAKGGEAEVSSPKESSLPLSQIEKEHLLTRAAIPYRDPQLSDPTKVIVMRRQQEQEISSLEPTSRWRKRWLLGKQSRDFLGSSL; encoded by the coding sequence ATGTCAGACTTAGAGAATTTTACACCTAAGCTCACAGCAGATGGTTCTTTCACCTTTGTCTCTCAAGAGTTTGGTGAATCCTTTCACAGCCATTATGGAGCTACGCAGGAGAGTTTTTCCAAGTTTGTGGAACCGACTCAACTGGCTATAGCAGCGCAAAAACCAGTCTTACGACTATTGGATATTTGTTATGGTCTAGGATATAACACGGTTGCTGCTTTGCAGACAATTTGGGCGGTGAATCCTAGTTGTTGTGTGGAAGTAATCGGTTTAGAACTAAATCCAGCTGTACCACAAGCTGCGATCGCTCATCGCCTGTTCGACAATTGGAACTGTAACTATGTTGAAATGTTGCAAGAGCTAGCTTTTGAGCATCAAGTGGAAACACCTCGCCTAAAAGCGAAGCTACTAATTGGCGATGCTAGAACTACGATAAAGCTAGTACATCAATCGGGTTTTTGGGCAGATGCAATTTTCCTCGATCCCTTTTCACCACCTCAATGTCCTCAATTATGGACTGTTGAATTTATTAAACAGCTGTCATTGTGCTTACATCCAGATGGTTTATTAGCCACCTATTCTTGTGCTGCTGCTGTACGCATAGCGCTTTTATCTGCTGGCTTGATCATAGGTTCTACTCCACCTGTGGGAAGGCGATCGCCTGGTACTGTGGCATCGCACGCAAAAGGTGGGGAAGCAGAAGTTAGTTCACCCAAAGAGTCTTCTCTGCCCCTCTCACAAATTGAAAAAGAACACTTGCTAACTCGCGCTGCTATTCCTTATCGCGATCCTCAATTGAGCGATCCAACCAAAGTCATAGTGATGCGGCGACAACAAGAGCAAGAAATCTCTTCGCTGGAACCTACCTCCCGTTGGCGAAAAAGGTGGCTATTAGGAAAACAAAGTAGAGATTTTTTGGGAAGTAGTTTGTAG
- a CDS encoding isoaspartyl peptidase/L-asparaginase codes for MELQVQPKLIIHGGAGSSLHGKGGLDAVRRSLHTVIEEVYSLLLSGATASEAVVQGCQMLEDNPRFNAGTGSVLQSDGQIRMSASLMDGALGRFSGVINISRVKNPIELAQFLQSSPDRVLSDFGSAELAREMQLPSYNALTDLRLQEWIQERQDNFKSTMAGVVAEPELVETSNAGRGTIGVVALDTYGRLAAGTSTGGKGFERIGRVSDSAMPAGNYATNNAGVSCTGIGEDIIDECLAARIVVRVTDGMSLKDAMQRSFGEAHHNKRDLGAIALDVSGAIAWGKTSEILLAAYHDGEKVGDTLEWNDSELIGYC; via the coding sequence ATGGAGTTACAGGTGCAACCTAAATTAATTATTCATGGAGGGGCTGGTAGTTCTCTCCACGGTAAAGGAGGATTGGATGCGGTGCGCCGATCGCTCCATACAGTAATAGAAGAAGTCTATTCTCTACTATTGTCAGGAGCAACTGCCTCTGAGGCAGTGGTGCAGGGTTGCCAAATGCTCGAAGACAATCCCCGCTTTAATGCTGGTACTGGTTCAGTATTACAATCTGATGGTCAAATCCGTATGAGTGCTTCTTTGATGGATGGGGCATTAGGGCGGTTTAGTGGTGTAATTAATATTTCGCGGGTGAAAAATCCCATTGAGTTAGCGCAATTTTTACAAAGTTCGCCAGACCGAGTGTTATCAGATTTCGGATCGGCTGAGTTGGCGCGAGAAATGCAACTTCCCAGCTATAACGCTTTAACTGATTTGCGGTTACAAGAATGGATACAAGAGCGCCAAGATAATTTTAAAAGCACAATGGCTGGCGTGGTAGCAGAACCCGAACTCGTAGAAACCAGCAATGCCGGACGCGGCACCATCGGTGTAGTGGCTTTAGATACCTATGGTAGGCTAGCCGCTGGCACTTCTACTGGTGGAAAGGGCTTTGAGCGCATTGGAAGAGTAAGTGATTCTGCGATGCCCGCAGGTAATTATGCTACTAATAATGCTGGTGTGAGTTGTACTGGGATTGGGGAAGATATCATTGATGAGTGTTTAGCCGCACGGATTGTAGTGCGTGTCACTGATGGTATGTCCCTGAAGGATGCTATGCAGCGCTCCTTTGGAGAAGCGCACCACAACAAACGAGATTTGGGGGCGATCGCCTTAGATGTCAGTGGAGCGATCGCCTGGGGAAAAACTAGCGAAATCTTACTCGCCGCCTACCATGACGGCGAAAAAGTTGGTGACACCTTGGAGTGGAATGATAGTGAATTGATTGGCTATTGTTGA
- a CDS encoding type II toxin-antitoxin system HicB family antitoxin, with the protein MRKTKQLTAIIEREEKGYVSLCPELDIASQGDTIEEARSNLVEALELFFETADPSEVQDRLITEVFITRLEVNIG; encoded by the coding sequence ATGAGGAAAACAAAACAACTTACCGCGATTATTGAGCGTGAAGAAAAGGGCTATGTATCGCTTTGTCCAGAATTAGATATTGCTAGCCAAGGTGACACCATCGAAGAAGCACGCAGTAATTTGGTTGAAGCATTGGAATTATTTTTTGAGACAGCTGACCCCTCTGAAGTCCAAGATCGGCTAATTACAGAAGTCTTTATTACGCGCCTAGAGGTAAATATTGGGTAA
- a CDS encoding DUF29 family protein yields the protein MEEFLELRQFLEQGKIHEALLLVDELEEMSLSDKINKIDSYGVVLLIHLIKQKAEKRSTRSWDVSIENTVREINKINKRRKSGGFYLNQAELIDILQQGYQVALKRAALEVFEGRYEAQELAAMVDQQETLAEALELIQQ from the coding sequence ATGGAAGAATTCCTAGAACTGAGGCAATTTCTAGAACAAGGCAAAATCCATGAGGCGCTGCTGTTGGTGGATGAGTTAGAAGAAATGAGCCTCAGTGACAAAATCAATAAAATTGATAGTTATGGTGTAGTTCTGCTCATCCATTTAATTAAACAAAAGGCTGAAAAACGTTCTACTCGCTCTTGGGATGTTTCGATAGAAAATACAGTGCGGGAAATCAACAAAATAAATAAGCGCCGCAAATCCGGTGGTTTTTACTTGAATCAAGCAGAATTAATCGATATTCTACAACAAGGATATCAAGTGGCACTGAAAAGAGCGGCGCTAGAAGTTTTTGAGGGGCGTTATGAAGCCCAAGAATTGGCTGCAATGGTTGACCAGCAAGAAACTTTAGCCGAAGCGCTGGAACTGATTCAACAATAG
- a CDS encoding response regulator has product MIQWKSNHTGFTEQIVSGSNPINTVKSMGLNNTVGSQNAESYSLGLSQGDLMLEDSQAVSSWIKADVSCGDDSLVSRTLQAKGSKVNGFDLDPPKVLVVDDHAASRMTAVALLGMEGYEVIEADSGSIVVGLVTQKQPDLILLDVMMPGMDGFEVCQLLKQDEQTRLIPVIFITALNDRRSRIRGIEVGADDFLTKPFDRVELSARVKSLVRQKRLNEDLDHAEQVLFSIAMSIESRDPNTGNHCERLVKLGQVFGEYLGLSRYQIRDLMWGGYLHDIGKVGIPDAVLLKKGELTPEDWQIMQQHVLIGEKICQPLRSMRGVIPIIRHHHERWNGSGYPDQLKGDDIPYLAQVFQLIDIYDALTSERPYKKAFTSAEALSVMQKETDSGWRSPKLMQQFAEFIRSCHGKERK; this is encoded by the coding sequence GTGATTCAATGGAAATCCAACCATACAGGCTTTACAGAACAAATTGTTAGTGGGTCAAACCCCATTAACACAGTGAAGAGTATGGGTTTAAATAATACCGTAGGATCGCAAAATGCGGAGAGTTATTCTTTAGGCTTATCTCAAGGAGACCTTATGCTTGAAGATAGCCAAGCAGTGTCTTCTTGGATAAAAGCTGATGTTAGTTGTGGTGATGATTCACTGGTTTCTAGAACACTACAAGCCAAAGGTTCTAAAGTGAATGGGTTTGATTTAGATCCGCCGAAGGTTTTAGTTGTTGACGATCATGCCGCCAGTCGGATGACTGCTGTTGCCCTCTTGGGGATGGAAGGATACGAAGTGATTGAGGCGGACAGTGGTTCCATTGTTGTGGGATTGGTAACTCAAAAACAACCAGATTTGATTTTGCTGGATGTGATGATGCCAGGAATGGATGGATTTGAAGTGTGCCAATTGCTTAAACAGGATGAGCAGACTAGGTTAATCCCAGTGATTTTTATTACAGCGTTAAATGACAGGCGATCGCGAATCCGGGGAATTGAAGTTGGTGCAGATGATTTTCTCACCAAACCCTTTGATCGAGTGGAACTGTCGGCGCGTGTAAAATCCTTGGTGCGGCAAAAGCGTCTGAACGAAGATTTAGACCATGCCGAACAAGTACTATTTTCCATTGCCATGTCCATTGAAAGTCGCGATCCCAATACGGGCAACCATTGTGAACGGCTAGTAAAACTGGGACAAGTTTTTGGTGAATACCTCGGCCTATCACGCTATCAAATTCGAGATTTAATGTGGGGTGGTTATCTCCACGATATCGGTAAGGTGGGTATTCCCGATGCAGTGCTGCTGAAAAAAGGCGAACTCACCCCCGAAGACTGGCAGATCATGCAGCAGCACGTTTTAATTGGGGAAAAAATCTGCCAACCACTACGCAGTATGCGGGGTGTAATTCCCATTATTCGTCATCACCACGAACGCTGGAATGGCTCAGGCTACCCTGATCAACTCAAGGGGGATGATATTCCCTACCTGGCGCAAGTATTTCAGTTAATTGATATTTACGATGCCCTAACCAGCGAACGACCTTACAAAAAAGCTTTTACATCAGCAGAAGCACTTTCAGTGATGCAAAAAGAAACTGATTCCGGTTGGCGTAGTCCCAAACTAATGCAGCAGTTTGCAGAGTTTATTCGCTCTTGTCATGGAAAAGAAAGAAAGTAG
- a CDS encoding DUF2256 domain-containing protein, with amino-acid sequence MGRVRSKSDLPTKICPVCQRPFTWRKKWQDCWEDVKYCSERCRRRRSEAQT; translated from the coding sequence ATGGGACGTGTTCGTTCTAAATCTGACCTACCCACAAAAATCTGTCCGGTATGTCAACGTCCTTTCACATGGCGTAAAAAGTGGCAAGATTGCTGGGAGGATGTGAAATACTGTTCAGAACGTTGTCGTCGTCGCCGTTCTGAAGCGCAAACTTAA
- a CDS encoding quinone-dependent dihydroorotate dehydrogenase codes for MDIYQLAIRPLLFNVVKTDSEWLHQQTIRTFSWLSQTPASWANQRLQKSLCLYDSRLEQNLFGLNFPNPVGLAAGFDKDGVAAGIWPNLGFGFAELGTVTFHAQPGNPRPRLFRLPLDKAALNRMGFNNLGAAAMAARLTQEKQELTQSIPIGINLGKSKVTPLEAAAQDYLDSFRLLKDLGDYFVVNVSSPNTPGLRSLQDASMLSAILDLLQQENTAQKPIFVKIAPDLDWVAIADIITLAKTYQLAGIIATNTTISRDGLKTQVIDQTGKSPQEEAGGISGEPLRDRSTEVIRFIWQQTQGQIPIIGVGGIFSAEDAWEKITAGASLIQVYTGWIYEGPLMVRRILAGLLSKLEQNGLNSINEAVGLEFKNQRRQEAEGRRQE; via the coding sequence ATGGATATTTATCAACTTGCTATTCGTCCGCTTTTATTCAATGTGGTAAAAACCGATTCAGAATGGTTACACCAGCAGACGATTCGCACTTTTAGCTGGCTATCGCAAACCCCTGCGAGTTGGGCAAACCAACGCTTACAAAAATCTTTATGTCTGTACGATTCACGTCTAGAACAAAATTTGTTTGGGCTAAACTTTCCAAATCCGGTAGGGTTAGCAGCTGGCTTCGATAAGGATGGAGTCGCTGCTGGCATTTGGCCTAATCTGGGTTTTGGCTTTGCGGAACTAGGAACTGTAACTTTTCACGCACAGCCAGGAAATCCACGTCCTCGTTTGTTTCGCCTACCGTTGGATAAAGCTGCTCTCAATCGGATGGGTTTTAATAATCTTGGTGCAGCAGCAATGGCGGCACGTTTGACACAGGAAAAACAGGAGTTAACTCAGTCAATACCCATAGGGATAAATTTGGGTAAATCTAAGGTGACTCCCCTAGAAGCAGCCGCACAGGATTATCTCGATAGTTTTCGTTTACTCAAGGATTTGGGAGATTATTTTGTTGTTAATGTCTCTTCTCCCAATACACCAGGGTTGCGATCGCTCCAAGATGCTTCTATGCTCAGTGCCATCTTAGATTTATTACAACAAGAAAATACTGCACAAAAACCAATTTTTGTCAAGATAGCGCCAGATTTAGATTGGGTTGCGATCGCTGACATTATAACTCTTGCTAAAACCTACCAACTGGCGGGAATTATTGCTACTAACACCACCATTAGCCGTGATGGACTAAAAACTCAGGTAATTGACCAAACTGGCAAATCACCCCAGGAAGAAGCTGGCGGAATTAGTGGTGAACCATTGCGCGATCGCTCCACTGAGGTAATTCGTTTTATTTGGCAGCAAACCCAAGGACAAATCCCAATTATTGGCGTTGGTGGCATCTTTTCTGCTGAAGATGCTTGGGAAAAAATTACTGCTGGTGCTAGTTTGATTCAGGTTTATACTGGCTGGATTTACGAAGGGCCACTGATGGTACGCCGGATTCTAGCAGGTTTGCTTTCCAAGCTAGAACAAAACGGATTAAATTCCATCAACGAAGCTGTGGGTTTAGAATTCAAAAATCAACGAAGGCAGGAGGCAGAGGGCAGGAGGCAGGAGTAA
- a CDS encoding sulfurtransferase, with translation MPNSQFVVSPTWLFEHLDDPQVVIVDCRFSLADPQLGQQQYQTSHIKGSYYLDLNQDLSSPVGKHGGRHPLPNSNDIAKKFAAIGVNYQKTLVVAYDDSRFAFAARLWWLLRYLGHEQVAVLDGGFAGWQKAGYPVTDVIPPARMGTFVAQVQTEKVVDITAVKSRKDSHEVVLVDSRESDRYRGEREPIDKIAGHIPGAVNYPWQEVTDSSGYLLPQEEQRRRWEKLETAEEILVYCGSGVTACVNLLSLELADITKGKLYAGSWSDWISYM, from the coding sequence ATGCCCAATTCCCAATTTGTTGTTTCGCCAACTTGGCTGTTTGAACATCTAGATGATCCGCAAGTCGTTATTGTGGATTGTCGCTTTTCCCTAGCCGATCCACAACTAGGACAACAACAGTACCAGACAAGTCATATAAAGGGGTCATATTACCTAGATTTGAATCAGGATCTTTCTAGTCCAGTGGGTAAGCATGGTGGAAGACATCCTTTACCTAACTCTAATGATATAGCGAAGAAATTTGCGGCGATTGGGGTAAATTACCAAAAAACTTTAGTTGTAGCTTATGATGATTCGCGCTTTGCCTTTGCGGCTCGTCTGTGGTGGCTGTTGCGCTATCTCGGACATGAGCAAGTAGCAGTACTGGATGGAGGCTTTGCTGGATGGCAAAAAGCTGGTTATCCTGTTACAGATGTTATTCCTCCCGCCCGAATGGGTACGTTTGTAGCTCAAGTACAAACAGAAAAGGTGGTAGATATTACAGCGGTGAAAAGTCGGAAAGATAGCCACGAGGTAGTATTGGTAGATTCAAGAGAAAGCGATCGCTACCGAGGAGAACGAGAGCCAATTGATAAAATTGCTGGGCATATTCCCGGCGCAGTCAACTATCCTTGGCAAGAAGTTACAGATTCTTCCGGCTACCTACTCCCTCAAGAGGAACAACGTCGTCGGTGGGAGAAGCTAGAAACAGCCGAAGAAATCTTGGTATATTGCGGTTCTGGCGTTACTGCTTGCGTAAATTTACTTTCTTTAGAATTAGCTGATATTACCAAAGGTAAACTTTATGCGGGCAGTTGGAGTGATTGGATTAGTTATATGTAG
- a CDS encoding GAF domain-containing protein, which translates to MGQPQKPIAAEQQILSLGRVLQSLREEDDVDVLIETTISYLKEEFDYRLIWIALYDRLNHILFGKGGITPDHDTSFLRQRVVLSPGDLLEQVVIEQHPLGIADLQTEIRAAEWGKIAEKFHIQGTIILPIRYKDRCLGLLLLGSERWGYLLTGETKARLMMVLGELGAVLYQDEMHKQQKQTKRTDEPLLELLENLRTLSNLNQRLEAAVQATHKFVSPNRTNVYWFEREGRYFWCRMSNQLVKIDRNSSSQQSAGMTVQELSDFYYALAVNQIVSIGDARSSLKSHFTAKLLQRLKVRSLLAAPIIWQKNLLGFLAVESNEPRIWTEADKNFVQGVAGLISLIAPNESMESTIKQIQEDAQLTSQVAQGIYSEHDLQETLHSCAKRVLARLGATRFLLLQHDSEQNNYQFIYQSQPHNRRPLTFSLNILKELDGQLLQRSTQAVEIENLDEDLRFFNWRPLLLENGVRSLLICKCTHGQIPAPLLVITHETHRSWTTLEKELLWAVSQQIGVIVRQWQLHNRTTQQQKTSQAFEQCLRILTQSQNSIEVEKKHLERTALEQIASILGCPLAVMLSWSPGERWAEIIPGVIDNSLFGIVSDASISIQSEALIQWALATENYLTLKVDNLPPETRKWLNVPDKSQILVMALRTNADYEITGMVLLADYQERRWSEQNLSATATLISQLAWWRREKQITRLLESTTEELRQLNWYKHRRLEEIQRITALSLKQIHDLGIPANELTQMRYQLLLRQLDHTATSMSGMLKLEHWQLHISWETMPIASLLKRSLERIENLLKQQKLWIGVHGLGQPIDEQESPKNSSLVRGVPSSSAQSSMAIAGDIVKIELVIHELLVTACNRSQSGGRIDIWCRRLDASKPSEAKHYSTSEGADHQTSLELSITYNGAIEPQLLTELHDNTPKDVLAPCNLDQPPALHLLICQNLMQELGGELNFYQLPDNRVVSRLLLPLVGNDS; encoded by the coding sequence ATGGGGCAGCCGCAAAAACCTATAGCCGCCGAACAGCAGATCCTCTCCTTGGGACGCGTCCTCCAGAGCCTTAGAGAAGAAGATGATGTTGACGTTCTGATTGAAACTACTATTTCTTATCTCAAGGAAGAGTTTGACTACAGACTAATTTGGATTGCTCTTTACGATCGCCTAAATCACATATTATTCGGCAAAGGCGGCATTACACCTGATCATGATACGAGCTTTTTACGCCAAAGGGTTGTTCTGAGTCCTGGAGATTTATTAGAACAAGTGGTGATTGAACAGCATCCCTTGGGTATAGCTGATTTACAAACTGAAATCCGCGCCGCCGAATGGGGAAAAATTGCCGAAAAATTCCACATCCAAGGAACGATTATTTTACCAATTCGCTATAAAGACCGTTGCTTAGGCTTGCTGTTACTGGGTTCAGAACGCTGGGGCTACCTACTTACAGGAGAAACAAAAGCACGTTTAATGATGGTTTTAGGTGAACTGGGGGCAGTGCTTTATCAAGATGAGATGCATAAGCAGCAAAAGCAAACCAAGCGAACCGACGAGCCATTATTAGAATTACTGGAAAATTTACGCACTCTCAGTAACCTGAATCAAAGACTTGAAGCAGCGGTGCAAGCAACTCATAAATTTGTCTCCCCCAACCGAACAAATGTTTACTGGTTTGAGCGGGAAGGGCGCTACTTTTGGTGTCGAATGAGCAATCAGCTAGTCAAAATCGATCGCAATTCCAGCAGTCAGCAATCAGCGGGAATGACTGTACAGGAGTTGAGCGACTTTTATTATGCTTTGGCAGTTAACCAAATTGTCTCAATTGGTGATGCACGCAGTTCTTTGAAGAGTCATTTTACGGCAAAATTGCTGCAACGGCTGAAAGTGCGATCGCTCTTAGCTGCTCCGATCATCTGGCAAAAGAATTTGCTCGGTTTTCTGGCGGTGGAAAGCAATGAACCTCGAATCTGGACAGAGGCAGACAAAAATTTTGTTCAGGGTGTGGCTGGTTTAATCTCCCTGATTGCACCTAACGAAAGTATGGAAAGCACCATTAAACAGATTCAAGAAGATGCCCAACTGACTAGCCAAGTTGCCCAAGGTATCTATAGCGAACATGACCTTCAGGAAACCTTACACAGCTGTGCTAAAAGAGTTTTAGCTAGACTAGGTGCTACCCGCTTTTTGCTGTTGCAGCATGACTCGGAGCAGAATAATTATCAATTTATTTACCAAAGTCAGCCTCATAATCGCCGACCGTTGACATTTAGCCTGAATATTCTCAAGGAATTAGATGGGCAGCTTTTGCAACGTTCAACTCAAGCGGTGGAGATTGAAAACTTAGATGAAGATTTACGCTTTTTTAACTGGCGTCCCTTGTTGTTAGAGAATGGTGTGCGATCGCTACTGATTTGTAAATGCACTCACGGTCAGATACCAGCACCACTTTTGGTCATCACTCACGAAACCCATCGGTCTTGGACAACTCTGGAAAAGGAATTGCTGTGGGCCGTCAGTCAACAGATTGGCGTAATTGTTCGTCAGTGGCAATTACATAACCGTACCACCCAGCAGCAAAAAACTTCCCAGGCATTTGAGCAATGCCTACGCATCCTGACACAATCCCAGAACAGCATTGAGGTTGAAAAAAAGCATTTAGAACGTACAGCACTCGAACAAATAGCATCAATTTTGGGTTGTCCTTTAGCAGTGATGCTATCCTGGTCACCTGGTGAAAGGTGGGCAGAAATTATCCCTGGAGTGATTGATAATAGCCTATTTGGAATTGTTTCCGATGCATCTATTTCTATTCAGTCTGAAGCCTTAATTCAGTGGGCACTTGCGACAGAGAATTACCTAACTTTGAAGGTAGATAATTTACCTCCAGAAACCCGGAAATGGTTGAATGTTCCAGACAAAAGTCAAATTTTGGTGATGGCATTACGTACTAATGCTGATTATGAAATTACTGGTATGGTCTTGTTAGCAGACTATCAAGAGCGTCGCTGGTCAGAACAAAACCTCAGTGCGACAGCAACCCTGATTTCTCAATTAGCCTGGTGGCGTCGTGAAAAGCAAATTACCCGACTTTTAGAATCCACAACAGAGGAATTACGACAACTCAACTGGTATAAACATCGTCGCCTAGAGGAAATCCAAAGAATAACGGCGCTGTCCCTTAAACAAATACATGATTTGGGGATTCCTGCTAATGAATTGACTCAGATGCGCTACCAACTATTGCTGCGGCAGTTAGATCATACAGCTACCTCTATGAGTGGAATGCTTAAACTTGAGCATTGGCAGCTACATATTAGTTGGGAAACTATGCCCATAGCCAGTTTACTGAAGCGATCGCTCGAACGCATCGAAAATTTACTTAAACAACAAAAGCTGTGGATTGGTGTACATGGCTTAGGACAACCTATTGACGAGCAAGAGTCGCCAAAGAATTCTTCATTAGTCAGAGGTGTTCCTAGCTCCAGCGCTCAATCTTCAATGGCGATCGCTGGTGATATTGTCAAAATTGAATTAGTTATCCATGAATTATTGGTTACTGCCTGTAACCGTTCTCAAAGCGGCGGCAGAATTGATATTTGGTGTCGCCGTTTAGATGCGTCAAAACCCTCAGAGGCAAAGCATTATTCTACAAGTGAAGGAGCTGATCATCAGACATCTCTAGAACTGTCGATTACATACAACGGTGCGATCGAACCACAGTTATTAACAGAACTACATGATAATACACCCAAAGATGTCCTTGCTCCCTGCAACCTCGATCAACCACCAGCCTTACATCTGCTAATCTGCCAAAACCTCATGCAGGAACTAGGAGGAGAGTTGAATTTCTATCAGTTACCAGATAATCGAGTAGTTAGCCGGTTGCTGTTACCGTTAGTTGGTAATGATTCTTAG
- the glmU gene encoding bifunctional UDP-N-acetylglucosamine diphosphorylase/glucosamine-1-phosphate N-acetyltransferase GlmU, with protein MVVVAILAAGRGTRMKSRLPKVLHSLGGRSLVERVLESVEPLSPSRRIVIVGYQSEEVQAAMHLIPSLEFVEQTVQLGTGHAIQQLLPHLEDYTGDLLILNGDLPLIRTQTLKQMLQTHAQNQNAATILTSHLPDPTGYGRVFCNDENIVQQMVEHKDCSAAQRQNHRINAGVYCFRWPDLAKVLPHLQANNAQKEYYLTDAVTQVGQVMAVDVEDYQEILGINDRLQLATASEILQKRVKEKWMLAGVTLIDPTSITIDETVELQPDVIIEPQTHLRGNTVIQTGSHIGPGSLIENSQLAENVTVHYSVVINSTVQAGTRIGPYAHLRGQVQVGAGCRVGNFVELKNTQLGDRTNAAHLSYIGDTVVGNQVNIGAGTITANYDGVKKHRTKIGDRTKTGANSVLVAPLTLGDDVYIAAGSTVTEDVPDNSLVIARSRQVVKPAWRKKSQ; from the coding sequence ATGGTAGTTGTAGCAATTCTAGCGGCGGGACGCGGCACACGGATGAAATCACGCTTACCTAAAGTTTTACATTCTTTGGGTGGGCGATCGCTAGTGGAGAGAGTTCTCGAAAGTGTAGAACCACTTTCTCCCTCACGGCGAATCGTGATTGTGGGATATCAATCCGAGGAAGTGCAAGCCGCCATGCATTTAATTCCCAGTTTGGAGTTTGTCGAACAGACTGTGCAATTGGGTACAGGTCATGCCATCCAGCAATTACTGCCTCACTTGGAAGACTACACAGGGGATTTGTTGATACTTAACGGCGATTTACCGTTGATACGCACCCAAACCCTCAAGCAGATGTTACAAACTCACGCCCAAAATCAAAACGCCGCCACCATTCTTACCTCCCACCTACCCGATCCCACGGGCTACGGGCGCGTTTTTTGTAACGATGAAAATATTGTGCAGCAAATGGTCGAACATAAAGATTGTAGTGCTGCCCAAAGACAAAATCACCGCATTAACGCTGGAGTTTACTGCTTCCGTTGGCCAGATTTGGCAAAAGTGCTTCCCCATTTACAGGCAAACAATGCCCAAAAAGAATACTATCTCACCGATGCCGTAACTCAGGTAGGACAAGTGATGGCAGTGGATGTGGAAGATTACCAAGAAATTCTCGGTATCAACGATCGCTTGCAACTGGCAACAGCATCCGAGATTTTGCAAAAACGAGTCAAGGAAAAATGGATGCTAGCGGGTGTAACCCTCATCGATCCCACAAGCATCACCATTGATGAAACTGTAGAATTACAGCCGGATGTCATTATTGAACCCCAAACTCATCTACGGGGAAATACTGTGATTCAAACAGGAAGTCACATTGGGCCAGGGAGTTTAATTGAAAATAGCCAGTTGGCTGAAAATGTCACAGTGCACTATTCAGTAGTAATAAATAGCACTGTGCAGGCAGGAACCCGAATTGGCCCCTATGCTCATTTGCGCGGTCAGGTACAGGTGGGTGCTGGTTGCCGCGTGGGGAATTTTGTGGAATTGAAAAATACGCAATTAGGCGATCGCACTAATGCAGCCCATTTATCTTATATAGGTGATACCGTTGTCGGCAATCAGGTGAATATTGGTGCCGGTACTATTACTGCCAATTATGACGGCGTGAAAAAACATCGTACCAAAATAGGCGATCGCACTAAAACTGGTGCTAATAGCGTTTTAGTGGCTCCACTCACCTTGGGAGATGATGTCTATATTGCAGCTGGTTCTACAGTCACAGAAGATGTGCCTGATAATTCTCTGGTGATTGCCCGTAGCCGTCAGGTAGTGAAACCAGCTTGGCGCAAGAAAAGCCAATAA